Part of the Euzebya sp. genome, TGGTCGAGCGATCGCTCGGTGAGATGCGCGCCCCTGAACTCCCGCGCATAGTCGTCCAGCAGTCGCTCGAGCGTCCGTTCGAGGCCGGGGCCGTAGAGGGCAGCGAAGGGCACCGCCTCCCAAGCCAGGCCATAGCGCAGATAGGTGCACACGAGCGCCGCCGCCCGCAGCAGGGATGCAGTCGACTCTCCCGGTACGCCGGCGTGGAAGTAGTAGAGCACCGGAAAGCGAAGCAGATCCTGATGGATCTCGATCAGATTGCGCTGCAGACGCGCCACCTCGTCCCGACCGCCGTGGCAGATGAACCGCGCCGCTCCCTCCTCCGTGTCGGCCTGGAGGTCGGTTGCCCAGGACGCCGCCACGCGCACGAGCGACACGCGCGGATAGACGGCCGTGACGTACGCGATCGCGGCAGTGATGACCGCGAGCCCGCTCGCCGCCTCCAGTATCGTGACCAGACGCAGGACCTCGCTGCCGGCGACCACATCGCCGAACCCGACCGTGGTCAGGCTCGCCCCGCTCAGATAGAGCGCTTCCACGAAGCCCTCGTGCCCTGGCCACCCCGGCGAGTAGCGGAACGTGTGAACAGACGGGGGCTGGATCAGCGCAAAGCCGAGCCACAGGCTGAAGACCCAGGCCAGTAGATCCGCGGCCATCGCCGCGGGGCCGCCGAAGCTCAACAGCCGATCCCGCCCGCCGAGGCGGGTCAGCCTGCGCACACCGGCCCAAGCCAGATGCTCGACATGACGGCTGAGCAGGCCGCGCCGGGAGGGGTGAAGCACGGTGAGGCCGAGATCGGCGGCGGCGAGGACCACCACCGTCACGCCCAACACCACCGCAGCGACGGACACGAAGATCACCGCCAACTGCCAAGCAAGCGTGTCATCTCGCGATCGGTCGGGGCGCGACCGATCACCCGCGGTGACGGTGCGGCTGCCCACCTCCGGGTCGGTCGCGAACAGGCCGAGGTCGCCCTCACCGGTCAGGATCAGCGGCATGTCGGGAGTTCACATGTCCATCGTGCCGTCGGGTCGGGTATGGGATCGCATGAACAGCCGCTCGCCGAGCACGACGAGCACGATGCCCGCGGCCGCCACCCACAGGCCGAGCGGATCGACTGACGCCGTGACCCACACGAATGCGCCGAGCACGACGACATCGAGGACGAGGGCACCGACCACGATGGCGGCGCGGTGCTGGACTCGGCGGCGCAGGTGTCGCAGCAGTCCCCACTGGATGGCGATGTCCATGATCAGGTAGTAGATGGCGCCCAGCGCTGCGATCCGGCGCAGGTCCAGCGTGGCCGCAAGCGCGATGGCGAAGAAGACGGTGTACACGGTGGTGTGGGTCCGCACCGTGCCGGGCATGCCGACGTGCCGGTGGGGGACCTGGGCCATGCGCGTCAGCATCGCCAGCATCCGGGACGCC contains:
- a CDS encoding ion channel codes for the protein MPLILTGEGDLGLFATDPEVGSRTVTAGDRSRPDRSRDDTLAWQLAVIFVSVAAVVLGVTVVVLAAADLGLTVLHPSRRGLLSRHVEHLAWAGVRRLTRLGGRDRLLSFGGPAAMAADLLAWVFSLWLGFALIQPPSVHTFRYSPGWPGHEGFVEALYLSGASLTTVGFGDVVAGSEVLRLVTILEAASGLAVITAAIAYVTAVYPRVSLVRVAASWATDLQADTEEGAARFICHGGRDEVARLQRNLIEIHQDLLRFPVLYYFHAGVPGESTASLLRAAALVCTYLRYGLAWEAVPFAALYGPGLERTLERLLDDYAREFRGAHLTERSLDQHEAHARLHRLREDLRRVAPESVSSEPGVPPDLARFLAHIDTFLLELGRVHRHSAAPLFGER